The Pelmatolapia mariae isolate MD_Pm_ZW linkage group LG10_11, Pm_UMD_F_2, whole genome shotgun sequence genome includes a region encoding these proteins:
- the LOC134637129 gene encoding cytokine receptor common subunit gamma-like, whose product MPTRLLLLLCLIGPVFAIEAPDVDCLIINLKYVSCTWNKKGTPKVNYTFYSSFFNKEEKSCPQYLTENNMNTGCIQPCESGDRFMTFKTTLVHGKDRFVETHELKNRVKLNSPTNLTVLNGSDYNLWFYWKQTSPARLHCVESEVRFRTNNNNWESSKVSPEIQKYCINSPSGSSRYELQVRNRIDKGCGESEFWSDWSEPVFWGSNSSIDSDSVPGWMTLLYVVGAITLMLLVVILLQRERLKIILIPAVPKPSPILHDIEDWFQLSKGLKENFKASYNEQVCPVREYNYISQSDSMNSDDSTSSVSTNQTDCSVSIEDLYVPLTSSSSQVPSEEVQQVSD is encoded by the exons ATGCCGACGAGACTGCTTCTACTTCTCTGTCTGATCGGACCTGTGTTTGCCATAGAAGCCCCTG ATGTGGATTGCTTGATTATCAATTTGAAATATGTTTCCTGTACCTGGAATAAGAAGGGGACACCAAAGGTCAACTACACCTTCTATAGTAG TTTCTTCAATAAGGAAGAAAAAAGCTGCCCACAGTATTTGACAGAGAACAACATGAACACTGGATGTATCCAGCCATGTGAGTCTGGCGACAGATTCATGACTTTTAAAACCACACTGGTACATGGCAAGGATAGATTTGTGGAGACACATGAACTTAAAAACCGAG TCAAGTTAAATTCACCAACCAACCTGACTGTTCTCAATGGATCAGACTATAACTTGTGGTTTTACTGGAAGCAAACTTCTCCTGCTCGTCTACATTGTGTGGAGAGTGAGGTCCGCTTCAGGACAAACAACAATAACTGGGAG TCCTCTAAAGTTAGCCCCGAGATACAGAAGTACTGCATCAACTCGCCCTCGGGCAGTTCTCGATATGAGCTGCAAGTGCGGAACAGAATAGATAAAGGCTGTGGAGAGTCTGAATTCTGGAGTGACTGGAGTGAACCTGTGTTCTGGGGATCCAACAGCAGCATAG ACTCTGACTCAGTGCCTGGGTGGATGACATTGCTCTATGTGGTGGGTGCCATCACCCTCATGCTGCTGGTGGTGATATTACTGCAACGTGAAAG GCTCAAAATCATCCTGATCCCTGCAGTTCCCAAACCATCCCCGATTCTTCATGACATTGAG GACTGGTTTCAGCTCTCCAAAGGTCTAAAAGAGAATTTTAAAGCAAGCTACAATGAGCAGGTCTGCCCTGTGCGTGAGTACAACTACATCTCCCAGTCTGACAGCATGAACTCTGACGACTCCACCTCCTCTGTCAGCACCAACCAAACCGACTGCTCTGTGTCCATTGAAGATCTGTACGTCCCCTTGACCTCTTCCAGCTCCCAAGTTCCATCTGAGGAGGTGCAGCAGGTTTCTGACTAA
- the LOC134637914 gene encoding cytokine receptor common subunit gamma-like, with product MMPARLLLLLCLIGPVFAKKSPDVDCLVVNLDYVSCTWNKIGTPEVNYTFYSKLGNDQWKICNHYLTENNMNIGCNQEIDSGDRFKTFRTQLIYGDDNFEKGHELKKQVKLNPPTNLTVLNGSDFNLWFYWNHTSARLHCVESEVRFRTNNNNWEFSKVSAGIQPYCINLPSSSSRYELQVRSRIDDACGESIFWSDWSEPVVWGSNNSTG from the exons ATGATGCCAGCCAGACTGCTTCTACTTCTCTGTCTGATCGGACCTGTGTTTGCTAAAAAAAGCCCTG ATGTGGATTGCTTGGTGGTGAATCTGGATTATGTTTCCTGCACATGGAATAAGATCGGGACTcctgaggtcaactacacctTCTACAGCAA GTTGGGCAATGACCAATGGAAAATATGCAACCACTATTTGACAGAGAACAACATGAACATTGGATGTAACCAGGAGATAGATTCGGGAGATAGATTCAAAACATTTCGAACTCAACTGATATATGGCGATGATAATTTTGAGAAGGGTCACGAGCTTAAAAAACAAG TCAAGTTAAACCCACCAACCAACCTGACTGTCCTCAATGGATCAGACTTTAACCTGTGGTTTTACTGGAACCACACTTCTGCTCGTCTACATTGTGTGGAGAGTGAGGTCCGCTTCaggacaaacaacaacaactgggaG TTCTCTAAAGTTAGCGCCGGGATACAGCCATACTGCATCAACTTGCCCTCAAGCAGTTCCCGATATGAGCTGCAAGTGCGGAGCAGAATAGATGATGCCTGTGGAGAGTCCATATTCTGGAGTGACTGGAGTGAGCCTGTGGTCTGGGGATCCAACAACAGCACAGGTTAA
- the LOC134637728 gene encoding cytokine receptor common subunit gamma-like — protein MSTRLLLLLYLTGHVFAKKSPDVDCSVVNLDYVSCTWNKIGTPEVNYTFYSKLGNDQWKICNHYLTENNMNTGCNQEIDSGDRFKTFRTQLIYGDDNFEKGHELKKQVKLNPPSNLTVLNGSDFNLWFYWNHTSPARLHCVESEVRFRTNNNKWDFSKVSAGIQKYCINLPSSSSRYELKVRNRIDDYCGESIFWSDWSEPVVWGSNNSTYSDDSMSPWTPVMYVVGAITLILLAMILLHHERLRIILVPVVPKPSPFLHNIEDWFQFSKGLKDNFKPNYNERACPVREYNYVSQSDVVSSDGSTCSVTTDQTDCSIEHDPEDLSAPFPSNPVSSEEVQKASV, from the exons ATGTCGACAAGATTACTTCTACTTCTTTATCTGACTGGACACGTATTTGCCAAAAAATCACCAG ATGTGGATTGCTCGGTGGTGAATTTGGATTATGTTTCCTGCACATGGAATAAGATCGGGACTcctgaggtcaactacacctTCTACAGCAA GTTGGGCAATGACCAATGGAAAATATGCAACCACTATTTGACAGAGAACAACATGAACACTGGATGTAACCAGGAGATAGATTCGGGAGATAGATTCAAAACATTTCGAACTCAACTGATATATGGCGATGATAATTTTGAGAAGGGTCACGAGCTTAAAAAACAAG TCAAGTTAAACCCACCATCCAACCTGACTGTCCTGAATGGATCGGACTTTAACCTGTGGTTTTACTGGAACCACACTTCTCCTGCTCGCTTACACTGTGTGGAGAGTGAGGTCCGCTTCAGgacaaacaacaataaatggGAT TTCTCTAAAGTTAGCGCCGGGATTCAGAAATACTGCATCAACTTGCCCTCAAGCAGTTCCCGATATGAGCTGAAAGTGCGGAACAGAATAGATGATTACTGTGGAGAGTCCATATTCTGGAGTGACTGGAGTGAACCTGTGGTCTGGGGATCCAACAACAGCACAT ACTCTGATGATTCGATGTCTCCGTGGACGCCGGTGATGTATGTGGTGGGTGCTATCACTCTCATCCTGCTGGCCATGATATTACTGCACCATGAAAG GCTCAGAATCATCCTCGTCCCCGTGGTTCCCAAGCCATCTCCATTCCTGCATAACATCGAG gATTGGTTTCAGTTCTCCAAAGGCCTGAAAGACAATTTTAAACCGAACTACAACGAGCGTGCCTGCCCTGTGCGTGAGTACAACTATGTCTCCCAGTCTGATGTGGTGAGCTCCGACGGCTCCACCTGCTCTGTCACCACCGACCAAACCGACTGCTCCATCGAACACGATCCAGAAGACCTGTCCGCCCCCTTTCCCTCTAACCCAGTTTCATCTGAGGAGGTGCAAAAGGCTTCCGTTTAG